The nucleotide window ACGCACCATGGCCTTGCCGGCGGCATCGGTTTCGGCTCCCGCAACCTTGTGATAATTCGAAACGGCAGCCACCCAGGCGCCGCTCACCGCAATGCCCTTTGCATCGACGACGGTAAGCGCGATCTCACGTGCAGGACGCAGCACCAGCGATACGACCTCCGGCGGTGCGCTCGTTTGATCGTATGAGAACTGATGCAGGGCCTGGCGGGCTCCGCCATCGTCTGCCGCTTGTAGCGTGAGGCCTGCGATCCGTTTGGCGGGCACCGAGAGCTCAAAGCTTCCATCGGCGCCACTTCGGGCGCGCACCAGGATCTTGTGCGTGCTGACCCACGCCTCGACATCGGCGACCGGCTGGCCGGCCTGGTCGATAACGCGGCCGCGGACCGTTACAACTTCTTCCGGCGGATGGGCAAAACCAGTCTGGACAACCCAGGCCAGAGAAATCCATCCAACCATTAGCACAGCACGAGGATCGATCCTGAGCATCGATTCGCCTCCAAAGAGAGGAACCTTTCGATGCTATTCTAAAGTGACGGAGACCATCGCCACAACGTGTGGCTTGTGCAAGCCACACGATCCGGTTTGTGGTCAAGGCAGGCGGTTTTGCGGAATCCTCCTAGGGCAGCAAAGGGTTGATCGCCAGGGAGGGCGAAATCTCTGGTCCCTCGCGCCCGTGATTCCCCTCCTCCCTGGATGATCAAGGGACGAACTACGCTCGCAACAGGCTGGTCTCTCTCACATCAGCTTGTTCACACGCTTCGTAGCATGCGTCGCTTGATCAACGCCGAAGCCGCTGATTGTTGCCTCGATTGCGCCTAGGAGTCGCGCGATTGGGGGGTCGCGCATCGCGCGATGCGCCGTAAGTAACGGCAATAGTCGTTGCCGCCCACTGCCGAAAGCTCCAGTAGTCGTTCGGCAGTAATCAGCTTCCGGAGATATGCTGCCTCTTCTATGCAGCCGATGCTTCGGCCGAGCTCGTTTTGGATCATCTCGACGAACACGGAGGCCGACATTTGGACCTCGTGCGTGCCAATGTCGAACCAGGCCGATGCGATATCGAGTTGCACGACATGCAGGTTTCCTCGTTCGAGATAAGCGCCGGCAATATCGGAGAATGTGACCTGATCATCGCGCCGCGAACGTAGATCCGCCGTGATCGATCCCACGTGCCGGTCGAATAGGTAGAAGCCTACAATCGCCGCATTTCCGCGCGCCTCCTCAGGATTTGGCGCGACCCTGGTGGGCTGGCCGGTCGGCCCAAACTCGACGATGTCATAGTGCCGAGGATCGATCAACCCCTTCGTGAATATCGTCGCTCCGGCCGGACGCAACACCGCTTGCAGCAGAGCCAATTCGAAGCGGTATCCATACAGCAGTTGGTCAGCCAGGATCACCGCCACATTCTCATCCCGCAAGAATCGCCGGCCGATCGGCAGGATGTTCACCTGATCGATTGCTTTAGCCGCGTATTCGATCCGCATGCCTAGTTTCGAGCCGTCGCCTAGCAACCGCTCCAAACTGCGTATGTCATCGAAGGTGGAGACGATCAGAACTTCGCGAACTCCGGCCAAGATCAGGACCGACAGTGGATAGTAGATCATGGGCTTGTCGTAGATTGGCACCAGCGACTTGCTGATGCCCGCCGTCACGGGATATAGGCGCGTCCCTGCGCTTTGCGCAAGAATGATTCCCTTTTTGAAATGTCCTTGAGGATTCATTTCAAGTCGATCGTCTTCCTGGTCCGTCCGACATCCCTGGGCGCCCATACTTTCGGCTGATAAGCGGACGGTGCCGATGACGCCTTTCATCTACAAGATGGCGGTCTAACCGCAGATTCAAATGCCGAAGCAGTGGCTCCGTGCCCAAACAGAGAGTTGAAACACCGTGTTTCCAC belongs to Pirellulales bacterium and includes:
- a CDS encoding sugar phosphate nucleotidyltransferase, whose translation is MKGVIGTVRLSAESMGAQGCRTDQEDDRLEMNPQGHFKKGIILAQSAGTRLYPVTAGISKSLVPIYDKPMIYYPLSVLILAGVREVLIVSTFDDIRSLERLLGDGSKLGMRIEYAAKAIDQVNILPIGRRFLRDENVAVILADQLLYGYRFELALLQAVLRPAGATIFTKGLIDPRHYDIVEFGPTGQPTRVAPNPEEARGNAAIVGFYLFDRHVGSITADLRSRRDDQVTFSDIAGAYLERGNLHVVQLDIASAWFDIGTHEVQMSASVFVEMIQNELGRSIGCIEEAAYLRKLITAERLLELSAVGGNDYCRYLRRIARCATPQSRDS